One window of the Anopheles cruzii chromosome 2, idAnoCruzAS_RS32_06, whole genome shotgun sequence genome contains the following:
- the LOC128268526 gene encoding 27 kDa hemolymph glycoprotein-like has protein sequence MSMAKLGWLWLCGALLVLSVANGSPVSNPESSEESEETKEALREMQELCRNNSGSDQAYANVMEELKTTMVCLAKFDFEPFFEDFDQLSNETRTPFFDNYCPKLRSAVACKNGLITAVRPCLDEDDFGIVEGLVGIIPDAVELLCKNNGEIIFKLEDEDIVECGIKSMDQFIECGNTFLNTAESWELSHLTQEQCGVVTDLRKCFKEKLTACKAPDLISIYDLFHNALIRMTPCRNYVEQPKVTLIDNNAINEV, from the exons ATGAGCATGGCAAAGTTAGGCTGGTTATGGCTATGTGGCGCCCTGTTAGTTTTGTCAG TGGCCAACGGATCGCCCGTTTCGAATCCCGAGTCGTCGGAAGAGTCGGAAGAGACGAAGGAAGCACTGCGAGAGATGCAGGAACTGTGCCGCAACAATAGTGGTTCCGACCAAGCCTACGCGAATGTGATGGAAGAACTCAAGACAACCATGGTTTGCTTAGCGAAATTCGATTTCGAACCGTTCTTCGAAGACTTCGACCAGCTGTCCAACGAGACGCGTACACCATTCTTTGACAA CTACTGCCCAAAGCTTCGGTCGGCCGTTGCGTGCAAGAACGGACTGATCACGGCTGTAAGACCGTGCCTGGACGAGGACGACTTCGGCATCGTCGAGGGACTCGTGGGCATCATACCGGACGCGGTGGAATTGTTGTGCAAAAATAACGGAGAGATTATTTTCA AACTGGAAGACGAAGACATCGTGGAGTGCGGCATAAAGTCGATGGACCAGTTTATCGAATGTGGCAATACCTTCCTGAACACGGCCGAATCGTGGGAACTCTCCCATCTGACGCAGGAACAGTGCGG TGTTGTAACCGATTTGCGGAAGTGCTTTAAGGAGAAGCTGACTGCTTGCAAGGCACCGGACCTAATCAGCATCTACGATCTGTTCCACAACGCCCTGATCCGTATGACACCGTGCCGTAAT TACGTGGAACAGCCGAAAGTCACGCTGATTGATAACAACGCGATTAACGAGGTCTAG